From the Phyllobacterium zundukense genome, one window contains:
- a CDS encoding proline iminopeptidase-family hydrolase: MWREMKPDERHEVQVDGHRVIAYSFGTGDEVVFCLNGGPGLPCDYLREAHSCLADHGFRVVAFDQLGTGASDRPQDSSLWTIGRYVEETETVRKALGLGRVHLLGHSWGGWLAIDYALTYPQNLKTLILENTVADMPHLVSELERLRSALGSETVGMMQKHEAQGTLDHPEYMAAITILNYRHVCRLADWPAPVQRSLDDWNMGPYGTMQGPNEFLYTGNLKDWNRLPYLAKVAVPTLITVGEHDELTPACAMRMKLALPDAELKVFANASHMPFYEQPQSYYPVLLDFLARHRLAL; the protein is encoded by the coding sequence ATGTGGCGTGAAATGAAGCCTGACGAACGGCACGAAGTGCAGGTCGATGGCCATCGTGTCATCGCCTACAGTTTCGGCACAGGCGATGAGGTGGTGTTCTGCCTCAATGGCGGCCCCGGCTTGCCGTGCGATTATCTGCGCGAAGCCCACTCCTGTCTGGCAGACCACGGCTTTCGCGTCGTTGCCTTCGACCAGCTTGGCACCGGTGCATCCGATCGTCCGCAAGACTCCTCGCTCTGGACAATCGGCCGCTACGTCGAGGAGACGGAAACCGTGCGCAAGGCGCTGGGTCTTGGCAGGGTGCATCTGCTCGGCCATTCCTGGGGTGGCTGGCTTGCCATTGATTATGCCCTCACCTATCCACAGAACCTGAAGACTCTCATCCTTGAAAACACGGTTGCCGACATGCCGCATCTGGTCTCGGAACTTGAGCGCCTGCGGTCGGCGCTGGGTTCCGAAACGGTTGGCATGATGCAGAAGCACGAAGCGCAGGGAACGCTCGATCATCCCGAATATATGGCGGCGATCACCATCCTCAACTACCGGCATGTCTGCCGGCTGGCCGACTGGCCGGCACCAGTACAACGCTCGCTGGATGATTGGAACATGGGTCCGTACGGCACAATGCAAGGCCCCAATGAATTTCTCTACACCGGTAATCTGAAAGACTGGAACCGGCTTCCGTATCTTGCCAAAGTAGCCGTTCCAACGCTCATCACCGTCGGCGAACACGATGAGCTTACACCCGCGTGCGCCATGCGCATGAAACTCGCCCTTCCCGATGCCGAATTGAAAGTCTTTGCCAATGCCAGCCACATGCCATTCTATGAACAGCCCCAGAGCTATTATCCGGTTCTGCTAGACTTTCTCGCGCGCCACAGGCTGGCTCTATGA
- a CDS encoding ABC transporter permease, with amino-acid sequence MHRYKFILYRPLQFLPVVFGVSLITFILVRLIPGDPARVLLGARSTPAAIANIRAQYGLDEPLWLQYFYFLKNLANGEMGKSILYKIDVLKLIATRIEPTITLILCSVVLSILIAIPLAAIAARNRGRIPDHAVRLISTMGIGFPPFWLALMLIILFSVKLGILPVSGYGENFGDKLAHLILPCLTIALSLSSVLTRSLRASMVIELQSDLATAARARGMPESIVFWQHVLPNSLVPAVNLLAVNIGWLIGGTVVVETVFAIPGMGQLLVRAIFSRDYMVVQGVAMVFACGTVLVNFVADILTVTIDPRVKL; translated from the coding sequence ATGCACCGCTATAAGTTCATCCTTTATCGGCCCCTGCAGTTTTTGCCCGTTGTTTTTGGCGTCAGCCTGATCACATTCATCCTGGTGCGGCTCATTCCCGGCGATCCGGCGAGGGTTCTGCTTGGCGCCCGTTCCACACCTGCGGCAATCGCGAACATTCGCGCGCAGTACGGTTTGGATGAACCCTTGTGGCTGCAATATTTCTACTTTCTGAAAAACCTTGCCAATGGCGAGATGGGAAAATCAATACTTTACAAGATTGATGTGCTGAAGCTGATCGCCACCCGCATCGAGCCGACAATCACGCTCATCCTCTGCAGTGTTGTCCTGTCGATTCTGATTGCCATCCCGCTCGCAGCAATTGCAGCGCGCAATCGCGGCCGCATACCGGATCACGCTGTCCGGCTCATTTCGACGATGGGCATTGGCTTTCCGCCATTCTGGCTTGCACTGATGCTTATAATCCTGTTCAGCGTCAAACTCGGCATTCTGCCTGTGTCGGGCTACGGCGAGAACTTCGGCGACAAGCTGGCCCATCTCATTTTGCCCTGCCTCACAATCGCCCTGTCCCTCTCCTCGGTCCTGACCCGCAGCCTGCGCGCCAGCATGGTCATTGAGCTGCAATCAGACCTTGCAACCGCGGCCCGTGCCCGCGGAATGCCCGAAAGCATCGTATTCTGGCAGCACGTCCTGCCCAACTCGCTGGTCCCTGCGGTCAACCTCCTTGCCGTCAATATCGGTTGGCTGATCGGTGGAACCGTGGTCGTCGAAACAGTCTTCGCCATCCCTGGCATGGGGCAGTTGTTGGTGCGGGCCATATTCTCTCGCGACTACATGGTGGTTCAGGGCGTGGCAATGGTCTTTGCCTGCGGCACGGTGCTCGTCAACTTCGTCGCCGATATTCTGACAGTGACGATCGATCCACGGGTGAAGCTATGA
- a CDS encoding ABC transporter permease yields the protein MSTGHAFRANIGWSQWLGQRLTLAAGMAILGLFIFMAIAAPMIAPYDPIAQNGDLRLVPPSFLHPFGTDNFGRDILSRIIWGARIDLQIAFIGVAFPFLIGTVLGTISGYFGGIIDTVFMRLIDIILAFPFLVLMLSIIAILGPGLSSFYIAMALVGWVSYARLIRTQMLVLKDSDYAVAAVSLGFSHARIMFRHLLPNAMAGSIVFSMSDAVLVLLNGAAISYLGLGIQPPLAEWGVMVAEGQSFISTAWWITLFPGLSIVVLAFGFSLFGDGLGEVLGVRE from the coding sequence ATGAGCACCGGTCACGCCTTCAGGGCGAACATTGGCTGGAGCCAGTGGCTGGGCCAGCGATTGACGCTTGCGGCAGGCATGGCCATCCTGGGACTCTTCATTTTCATGGCGATCGCAGCGCCGATGATCGCGCCTTATGATCCCATTGCTCAGAACGGCGATCTACGTCTTGTTCCTCCATCATTTCTTCATCCGTTCGGCACCGACAATTTCGGCCGCGATATTCTGTCCCGCATTATCTGGGGCGCACGCATAGATCTGCAAATCGCCTTTATCGGAGTCGCCTTTCCATTCCTCATCGGAACAGTCCTCGGAACGATCTCGGGCTATTTCGGTGGAATTATCGACACCGTCTTCATGCGATTAATCGATATCATTCTGGCCTTTCCCTTCCTCGTCCTGATGCTATCGATCATCGCCATTCTTGGACCGGGACTCAGCAGTTTCTATATCGCCATGGCGCTCGTCGGCTGGGTATCCTATGCCCGGCTTATCCGGACACAGATGCTTGTGCTCAAGGATAGCGACTATGCTGTCGCTGCTGTGAGCCTTGGCTTCAGCCATGCAAGGATCATGTTCCGGCACCTGCTTCCCAATGCCATGGCTGGCTCCATTGTCTTCTCCATGTCGGACGCCGTTCTCGTTCTGCTGAACGGAGCGGCCATCAGCTATCTTGGGCTCGGCATCCAGCCCCCTTTGGCCGAATGGGGCGTCATGGTTGCAGAAGGGCAGAGCTTCATCAGCACCGCATGGTGGATCACCCTTTTTCCTGGCCTATCCATCGTTGTGCTGGCCTTTGGTTTCAGTCTCTTCGGTGACGGGCTTGGCGAAGTACTGGGGGTGCGCGAATGA
- a CDS encoding dipeptide ABC transporter ATP-binding protein produces MSTPLLSVQELTVTARLAGETRTLIDAVSFDLAQGEILGLVGESGSGKSMICRSLVQLLPSRAIEITAGTVMFEGRDLTRLDEAAMRAIRGGDIGMIFQNPTSHLDPVMRVGEQIAEGIRYHQGASKRDARKAAIEILSQVGLPDSKRQYDNYAHEFSGGMRQRVMIGIALSCNPTILIADEPTTALDVTVQAQILRLLMDIRDQRGLSIILITHDLGIVAQTCDSIAVLRGGRLLEHGPKRSLLAAPKDPYTISLIASHPSMPAGIADASEEHSLEPTTDAISPPIAPLLEIDDLVVRFPASGTSLFNGSGKFITAVNGVSMQVMAGDTIGIVGESGSGKSTLARAILGLTPLTSGHVTFAGADLALDRTKALAKLRRETAMVFQDPYNALNPRLTIGDMLAEVLKVQDKVPADGIQTRIHQLLDLVGLERAFATRKPHTMSGGQCQRAGIARALAVNPKLIVADECVAALDVTIQAQIIDLFRDLKERMNLTLIFIAHDLAIVRNLCERVVVMYRGDIVEEGLSEAVFANPRHPYTAALISAIPDINPDKRLPRLAEQIQADRADIATGLKHPITMNSTTRELPI; encoded by the coding sequence ATGAGCACGCCCCTGCTATCAGTCCAGGAGTTGACTGTAACCGCAAGACTGGCAGGCGAAACACGCACGCTCATCGATGCCGTTTCTTTCGATCTCGCACAGGGCGAGATTCTCGGCCTTGTCGGCGAGAGCGGTTCCGGCAAGAGCATGATTTGCCGGTCGCTGGTGCAATTGCTGCCGTCCCGTGCCATCGAGATCACAGCCGGTACGGTGATGTTCGAGGGGCGCGATCTGACAAGGCTGGACGAGGCGGCCATGCGGGCGATCCGGGGCGGCGACATCGGCATGATCTTTCAAAATCCGACCAGCCACCTCGATCCGGTGATGCGGGTGGGCGAGCAGATCGCCGAAGGTATTCGCTATCATCAAGGGGCTTCAAAGCGTGATGCGCGGAAAGCCGCCATCGAGATTCTGAGCCAGGTCGGTTTGCCAGATTCGAAGCGGCAGTACGACAATTACGCACATGAGTTTTCAGGCGGCATGCGCCAGCGCGTGATGATCGGCATTGCCCTCTCCTGCAACCCGACGATCCTGATTGCCGACGAACCCACAACTGCCCTTGACGTGACCGTACAGGCGCAAATCCTGCGCCTACTGATGGATATTCGCGACCAGCGCGGGCTGTCGATCATCCTCATCACCCACGACCTCGGCATTGTCGCACAGACGTGCGATTCCATTGCGGTACTGCGCGGGGGGAGACTGCTGGAACACGGGCCGAAGCGATCACTGCTTGCCGCACCCAAGGACCCTTACACGATAAGTCTTATCGCCAGTCATCCCTCCATGCCGGCCGGAATCGCCGATGCGTCCGAAGAACATTCCTTGGAGCCAACGACGGATGCAATCAGTCCGCCAATCGCGCCACTGCTCGAAATCGATGATCTTGTCGTGCGTTTCCCTGCCTCTGGTACCAGTCTCTTCAACGGTTCTGGAAAGTTCATCACTGCCGTCAATGGTGTCAGCATGCAGGTCATGGCTGGTGACACGATTGGTATTGTTGGCGAATCCGGCAGCGGCAAGAGTACCCTTGCCCGCGCCATACTCGGCCTGACACCACTCACTTCCGGGCACGTCACATTCGCAGGCGCGGATCTTGCCCTGGACCGTACCAAGGCATTGGCAAAACTACGCCGCGAAACAGCTATGGTGTTTCAAGATCCGTACAATGCGCTCAACCCACGCCTGACGATCGGCGACATGCTGGCAGAAGTTCTCAAGGTCCAGGACAAGGTTCCCGCGGACGGCATCCAGACAAGGATCCACCAACTGCTCGATCTTGTTGGACTAGAGCGTGCGTTCGCAACCAGAAAGCCGCACACCATGAGTGGTGGCCAATGCCAGCGCGCCGGCATTGCGCGCGCGCTGGCAGTCAATCCCAAACTGATTGTTGCGGATGAATGTGTCGCCGCGCTTGATGTGACAATTCAGGCACAGATCATCGATCTGTTCCGCGACCTTAAAGAGCGCATGAACCTTACGCTCATCTTCATCGCGCACGACCTCGCCATTGTACGCAATCTGTGTGAGCGGGTTGTCGTCATGTACCGGGGCGATATTGTCGAGGAAGGCCTGTCCGAAGCAGTTTTTGCAAATCCCCGTCATCCCTATACGGCCGCGCTCATCAGTGCGATTCCGGACATCAATCCCGACAAGCGGCTACCGCGTCTGGCTGAGCAAATTCAAGCCGACCGGGCCGATATTGCAACGGGACTAAAGCACCCGATCACCATGAACTCAACAACAAGGGAACTTCCGATATGA
- a CDS encoding ABC transporter substrate-binding protein, protein MNRKWMRLSIVTTLAMLTFGASIAEAQGVLTIGRREDSTTFDPIKSAQNVDNWVFSNVFDVLVRVDKTGTKLEPGLAESWTVSEDGRAYTFIMRDAKFSDGSPITAKDAAYTLLRIRDNKGSLWSDSYKVIETAEAKDDKTLVVKLKTPSVPFLSTLALPNVSVISQKAMEELGEDTFAEKPVASGAFVVKEWRRGDRVILEKNPNFWQADRVKLDGVEWISVPDDNTRMLNVQAGQLDTAIFVPFSRVEELKKDANLHVEIDTSTREDHLLINHEHGALAKKEVRQALDMAIDKKAIVDTVTFNLGEVAYSYVPKGSLYHYADNLQRPYDPEKAKQMLADAGASGLSLNYVVNAGNETDEQIAVLLQQQLQKAGVTVNLQKVDPSQSWDMLIAGDYDISVMYWTNDILDPDQKTTFVLGHDTNMNYMTRYKNDQVKDLVAAARLEQDPKKREAMYIDLQKMAKDDVNWIDLYYSPYINVTRKNIENFYQNPLGRFFLEDTVKN, encoded by the coding sequence ATGAACAGGAAATGGATGAGGCTCAGCATTGTGACGACATTGGCAATGCTGACATTCGGTGCCAGCATCGCAGAGGCCCAGGGTGTGCTGACCATTGGCAGGCGTGAGGACAGTACGACATTCGACCCGATCAAATCCGCACAGAATGTCGATAACTGGGTATTTTCAAATGTGTTCGACGTCCTCGTGCGTGTCGACAAAACGGGCACGAAACTGGAGCCGGGCCTTGCTGAAAGCTGGACGGTCTCTGAAGACGGCCGCGCCTATACGTTCATAATGCGTGACGCGAAGTTCTCCGACGGCTCGCCTATTACGGCAAAGGATGCTGCCTATACCTTGCTGCGTATCCGCGACAACAAGGGCTCGCTCTGGAGTGACTCCTACAAGGTCATAGAAACTGCCGAGGCAAAAGATGACAAGACGCTTGTCGTCAAGCTCAAGACGCCATCCGTCCCCTTCCTCTCCACCCTGGCATTGCCGAATGTATCGGTGATCTCGCAAAAAGCTATGGAAGAACTTGGCGAGGATACATTTGCCGAAAAACCGGTCGCGTCCGGCGCATTCGTCGTCAAGGAATGGCGGCGCGGTGATCGCGTCATCCTGGAAAAGAATCCGAATTTCTGGCAGGCGGACCGGGTCAAACTCGACGGTGTCGAGTGGATTTCCGTGCCCGATGACAACACCCGCATGCTGAACGTCCAGGCCGGCCAGCTTGACACTGCGATTTTCGTGCCCTTTTCCCGCGTAGAGGAATTGAAGAAGGACGCGAACCTCCATGTCGAAATCGACACCTCGACACGTGAGGATCACCTTTTGATCAATCACGAGCATGGTGCTCTGGCCAAGAAGGAAGTGCGCCAAGCGCTGGATATGGCCATCGACAAGAAAGCCATCGTTGACACAGTGACTTTCAATCTCGGTGAGGTCGCCTATTCCTACGTTCCGAAAGGCTCGCTTTACCATTATGCCGACAATCTTCAGCGTCCCTATGATCCGGAAAAAGCCAAGCAGATGCTTGCAGATGCCGGAGCAAGCGGATTGTCGCTTAATTATGTCGTCAATGCAGGAAATGAAACCGATGAACAGATTGCCGTTCTTTTGCAACAGCAGCTGCAGAAAGCGGGCGTGACTGTCAACCTGCAGAAGGTCGATCCAAGCCAGAGCTGGGACATGCTGATCGCCGGTGATTACGATATTTCAGTGATGTACTGGACGAATGACATTCTCGACCCGGACCAGAAGACAACATTCGTCCTAGGCCACGATACCAACATGAATTATATGACCCGTTACAAGAACGACCAGGTCAAGGATCTGGTTGCGGCGGCCCGCCTGGAACAGGACCCGAAGAAACGCGAAGCCATGTATATAGATTTGCAGAAGATGGCCAAGGACGACGTCAACTGGATCGACCTTTACTACAGCCCCTATATCAACGTCACACGCAAGAACATTGAAAACTTCTACCAGAACCCATTGGGAAGGTTCTTCCTTGAGGATACCGTGAAAAACTGA
- a CDS encoding adenylate/guanylate cyclase domain-containing protein, whose product MNCTSCGFEVQSHFAFCPKCGAKQPSACPGCGYLCPPDFAFCPQCGTRITGAPNTSNQSKPGSGIFSSEAPRAPSMPSVAPHRPGLEPEADRRTVTILFADLCGYTTLSEQLDPEVMQTLQNELFEELTAAVQSFGGFVDKFIGDALLALFGAPVAHEDDPERALRAALDMVNRTACVGERWQARTGSPLVLHVGINTGPVVTGKFGAGKSKSYSVTGDTVNSAQRLQSMAKPGEVLVGPLTYRLTRHIFSYESLGDQALRGKAGSVPVHRLVGPLEAPRGARGLETLGLSAPFIGRDAELDRMLGCLDLTCSGTAQLVRLIGEAGIGKSRLTEEFLARASEDVRFAELVVRRAYCSPLGEQSYGTLAAVLRSAYEIDPADSSDKTKDLLAAGLRGLGLSPEEINQLTPLLFYVLGLDDPDDMLRHVEPEQLRRQIFYAVRTIFERRLTRSPLLLVVEDLHWADTASLEALRFLMDRMERSRFMLLTTHRSAFNTELLDSSRTSLTVLRLAPLPDSDGQKLLAAFFGFDRSRLSVDLCSRILERASGNPLFIEEIVRGLIEIGALQRDGPHWRIAAEDAAAGIPVNIQALLLARMDRLSPEVRRLAQEAAVIGPRFNATLLKAISADPANVETGLDLLCDAEIIEEVTGSSSVSSQDYRFMQTLLHAVIYDNLLMQRRIDMHGQIGTAMERLHGQDPEHLEDLALLGHHFSQTAARAKGARYLMAAGDRARKTYANDDALRLYRQALEALSGGDQQGQEWLLLCERIADLCGPTGQRETAKEHYLKVLKEYRAADNRAATARILRKVGRMLWDSGKRDQAEARYAEATTLLEGIDPLIEHAHLAQERGHLAFRTGDQAAAVRWADEALNYARILAPDSGEEGESEAARVTAEALNTKGVALARLGRSEEAVREVERSVKVAEGADLLNVACRGYTNLGVLYTIVNPELAIQVCRRGLKVARHIGDLGFQARLLSNLAVAYCTFTDRCASEGVPAAEKAIEIDRALDQRDHLPVPLIVLGQIYQCHGQPELALGCYNEALDMAQETREPQLLFPCYDGLATLNLDLDDMAEAERYFAMAQEVCAKHGLDPEALVVLPFLD is encoded by the coding sequence ATGAACTGCACCAGTTGCGGTTTTGAAGTTCAGAGCCATTTTGCGTTTTGCCCAAAATGCGGCGCGAAACAGCCGAGTGCATGCCCCGGTTGTGGGTATTTGTGTCCACCGGACTTCGCATTTTGCCCACAATGTGGCACCCGGATCACCGGCGCACCAAACACCAGCAATCAGTCGAAACCAGGTTCCGGAATATTTTCGAGTGAGGCACCCCGCGCGCCCTCTATGCCAAGCGTAGCACCGCACCGGCCTGGGCTCGAGCCCGAGGCAGACCGGCGCACCGTGACCATATTGTTTGCCGACCTCTGTGGCTACACCACCCTGAGTGAACAGCTTGATCCGGAAGTTATGCAAACGCTCCAGAATGAACTGTTCGAGGAACTGACAGCGGCGGTACAGAGCTTCGGAGGATTTGTCGACAAATTCATCGGTGATGCCCTGCTCGCCTTGTTTGGCGCACCGGTTGCACACGAAGACGACCCGGAGAGAGCTCTTCGCGCGGCCTTGGACATGGTCAACCGAACAGCGTGCGTGGGAGAGCGCTGGCAAGCGCGCACCGGTTCACCTCTGGTGCTGCACGTCGGCATCAACACTGGACCTGTCGTTACCGGCAAATTCGGTGCAGGCAAAAGCAAATCCTATTCAGTAACGGGCGATACCGTGAACAGCGCACAACGGCTGCAGTCGATGGCGAAACCTGGCGAGGTCCTTGTTGGCCCGCTCACATACCGCCTCACCCGGCACATTTTCTCTTATGAATCCCTCGGCGACCAGGCATTGCGTGGCAAAGCTGGCAGCGTACCGGTACACCGCCTGGTCGGTCCACTTGAGGCGCCGCGCGGTGCACGAGGCCTTGAAACACTTGGCCTCAGCGCACCGTTCATCGGGCGGGACGCTGAGCTTGATCGTATGCTTGGCTGTCTTGATCTGACATGTAGTGGCACAGCCCAGCTGGTGCGACTAATTGGCGAGGCTGGTATTGGGAAATCACGTCTTACCGAGGAATTTCTTGCTCGCGCCAGTGAAGACGTCCGTTTTGCCGAGCTCGTGGTTCGCCGAGCCTACTGTTCACCCCTAGGTGAACAGTCCTATGGTACTCTCGCCGCTGTATTACGAAGCGCTTACGAAATCGATCCAGCCGATTCATCGGACAAGACGAAGGATTTGCTCGCAGCAGGCCTTCGTGGGCTTGGTCTTTCACCTGAAGAGATTAATCAATTAACGCCACTTCTGTTCTATGTTCTCGGTCTTGATGATCCTGATGACATGCTCCGGCATGTCGAGCCAGAGCAGTTGCGCCGGCAAATTTTCTACGCGGTTCGTACGATCTTCGAACGGCGTCTGACGCGATCTCCCCTATTGCTTGTTGTCGAAGATCTCCACTGGGCCGACACTGCCTCGCTTGAAGCGTTGCGCTTTTTGATGGACCGGATGGAACGCAGCCGCTTCATGCTCCTGACAACACACCGATCTGCATTCAATACCGAGCTGCTTGATTCAAGCCGAACCAGCCTAACGGTATTGCGCCTCGCGCCATTGCCCGACAGCGACGGGCAAAAGCTGCTCGCGGCATTTTTCGGCTTCGACCGGAGCAGATTGTCGGTCGATCTGTGCAGCAGGATTCTCGAGCGCGCAAGCGGCAATCCCCTGTTTATCGAGGAAATCGTGCGCGGTCTCATCGAAATCGGCGCTCTGCAACGGGACGGCCCGCACTGGCGGATTGCAGCGGAGGACGCCGCTGCCGGCATTCCGGTGAATATACAGGCACTGCTGCTCGCCCGGATGGACAGGTTATCGCCGGAAGTCCGCAGATTGGCCCAGGAGGCTGCGGTCATCGGACCCCGCTTCAACGCAACGCTATTGAAGGCCATTTCGGCGGATCCGGCAAATGTCGAAACCGGGCTCGATCTCTTGTGTGACGCCGAGATTATCGAGGAAGTCACTGGGTCGAGTTCTGTCTCATCGCAAGATTATCGTTTCATGCAGACTCTGCTTCACGCCGTGATCTATGACAATCTCCTGATGCAAAGGCGTATCGATATGCACGGCCAGATCGGTACTGCGATGGAGCGTTTGCACGGGCAAGATCCTGAACATCTCGAAGATTTAGCACTGCTGGGTCATCATTTCAGCCAAACCGCGGCCAGAGCCAAGGGCGCACGCTATCTGATGGCGGCCGGCGACAGGGCTCGTAAGACATACGCCAACGACGACGCTCTCCGTCTTTACCGGCAGGCACTGGAGGCCTTGTCAGGCGGCGACCAGCAAGGGCAGGAATGGCTGCTGCTATGTGAACGAATTGCCGATCTCTGCGGCCCAACCGGTCAGCGTGAAACGGCCAAAGAACATTACTTGAAAGTCTTGAAGGAATATCGTGCCGCCGATAACCGCGCCGCTACGGCAAGGATACTCCGCAAGGTCGGGCGTATGCTTTGGGACTCAGGTAAACGCGACCAAGCAGAGGCACGCTACGCTGAGGCGACAACGCTGCTCGAAGGAATAGACCCGCTGATCGAGCACGCGCATCTCGCGCAGGAACGCGGCCATCTTGCATTTCGCACGGGTGATCAGGCTGCTGCTGTGCGATGGGCGGACGAAGCACTGAACTATGCTCGAATTCTGGCGCCTGATAGCGGTGAAGAGGGCGAGAGCGAGGCCGCTCGGGTCACTGCCGAGGCGCTCAATACGAAAGGAGTGGCGCTGGCACGACTTGGACGGAGCGAGGAGGCAGTGCGCGAGGTCGAGCGGAGCGTCAAGGTCGCCGAAGGTGCAGACCTCCTCAACGTCGCCTGTCGCGGCTACACCAATCTTGGTGTGCTCTACACCATCGTCAATCCCGAGCTGGCGATCCAGGTGTGCCGACGCGGATTGAAAGTGGCACGCCACATTGGCGATCTTGGTTTTCAGGCGCGCCTTCTTTCCAATCTCGCGGTCGCCTACTGTACCTTCACGGACCGATGCGCGAGCGAAGGCGTTCCCGCCGCCGAGAAGGCCATAGAGATCGATCGTGCGCTGGACCAGCGCGATCATTTACCCGTACCGCTCATTGTCCTCGGGCAAATCTATCAATGCCATGGTCAACCGGAACTGGCCCTCGGTTGTTATAACGAAGCACTCGATATGGCGCAGGAAACGCGCGAACCACAACTGCTGTTTCCGTGCTATGATGGTCTGGCGACGCTTAATCTCGACCTCGATGATATGGCCGAGGCGGAACGATACTTTGCCATGGCGCAAGAGGTCTGCGCAAAGCACGGTCTCGATCCAGAGGCGCTTGTTGTATTGCCATTTCTTGACTAG
- a CDS encoding peroxiredoxin-like family protein — protein sequence MSEPHTERPLQPGDRAPNVVLDAITRQGKVAIDDFRGHKPVLVGLFRGLHCAFCRRQIAAMSQLESALREKGIDSLTVVNTPIERARLYFRYHPLPNLLAASDPERVSHRAFGLPKLEFTETETNWPYKLSNDAVMSMRIDLPGELPEPMDPRAATTYLDEVDGYEFTEADKQMIATGEGQLVGQFLLDRDGVVRWSFTEVPEGGRYMFGVPTPQELMSAASQVAG from the coding sequence ATGTCGGAACCTCACACTGAAAGACCGTTACAGCCGGGCGACCGGGCACCGAATGTTGTGCTCGATGCAATCACACGCCAAGGCAAGGTCGCCATTGATGACTTTCGCGGCCACAAGCCCGTATTGGTCGGTTTGTTTCGCGGTTTGCATTGTGCGTTCTGCAGGCGCCAGATTGCAGCCATGTCGCAACTTGAAAGCGCCTTGCGTGAGAAGGGCATCGACAGCTTGACTGTCGTCAACACGCCCATCGAACGTGCCCGCTTATATTTCCGTTACCACCCACTGCCCAACCTGTTGGCAGCATCCGATCCCGAACGGGTCTCCCATCGCGCATTTGGCTTGCCCAAACTCGAATTCACTGAAACTGAAACCAACTGGCCTTACAAGCTCAGTAACGATGCGGTGATGTCCATGCGGATCGATCTGCCGGGAGAATTGCCTGAACCTATGGACCCAAGAGCAGCTACAACTTATCTCGATGAAGTGGATGGCTATGAATTTACCGAAGCCGACAAGCAGATGATTGCGACCGGTGAGGGTCAGCTTGTCGGTCAGTTCCTCCTCGACCGCGACGGTGTTGTGCGCTGGAGCTTCACCGAAGTTCCCGAAGGAGGCCGCTATATGTTCGGGGTGCCAACGCCACAGGAGTTGATGTCTGCTGCGTCGCAGGTTGCAGGGTAG